A single genomic interval of Hyphomicrobium methylovorum harbors:
- a CDS encoding DUF3309 family protein — MLSTVLLIIIVLALIGALPTWNYSRDWGYGPSGIVSVALLLLIVMALLGRF, encoded by the coding sequence ATGCTATCTACCGTACTCCTCATCATCATTGTGCTGGCACTCATTGGTGCGCTGCCAACTTGGAATTATAGCCGCGATTGGGGCTATGGGCCCTCGGGCATCGTTTCCGTCGCGCTGTTGTTGCTCATCGTCATGGCGCTGCTCGGCCGGTTCTGA
- the gdhA gene encoding NADP-specific glutamate dehydrogenase gives MLDEKLEPIYADVLRRNAGEEEFHQAVHEVLDSLGAVIAKHPHYAENALIERICEPERQIIFRVPWVDDRGQVQINRGFRVQFNSALGPYKGGLRFHPSVLLGTIKFLGFEQTFKNALTGMPIGGGKGGSDFDPKGRSDAEIMRFCQSFMTELGRHLGEYTDVPAGDIGVGGREIGYMFGQYKRMTNRYESGVLTGKGLTWGGSRVRTEATGYGAVYFVERMLRRRSTQFDGKKVIVSGAGNVAIYTIEKVQKLGGRVIACSDSNGYVVEESGIDLALLKEIKERKRGRVSDYAMARKGATYVPNGRIWDVPADVAMPSATQNELTGADAKTLVRNGVLAVGEGANMPCTPEAVRTFIDANVLFGPGKATNAGGVATSALEMQQNASRDSWSFETTEEKLRTIMHSIHDNCAQTADEYGSPGNYVLGANVTGFIRVAEAMQAMGVV, from the coding sequence ATGCTGGATGAAAAGTTGGAGCCGATCTACGCAGACGTTCTGCGCCGCAATGCTGGTGAAGAGGAATTCCATCAGGCGGTCCACGAAGTTCTGGACAGCTTGGGTGCGGTTATTGCCAAGCACCCCCACTACGCTGAGAACGCGCTGATCGAGCGGATCTGCGAACCTGAGCGACAGATCATTTTCCGCGTTCCGTGGGTGGACGACAGAGGCCAGGTTCAGATCAATCGCGGTTTTCGCGTTCAGTTCAATTCCGCGCTCGGCCCCTACAAAGGCGGGCTTCGTTTCCATCCGAGCGTGCTGCTTGGCACGATCAAGTTCCTTGGCTTCGAGCAGACGTTCAAGAACGCACTGACCGGTATGCCGATCGGTGGCGGCAAGGGCGGTTCTGATTTCGATCCCAAGGGTCGCTCGGATGCGGAGATCATGCGGTTCTGTCAGTCGTTCATGACGGAGCTCGGGCGTCATCTCGGCGAATACACCGACGTTCCCGCGGGTGACATCGGCGTTGGCGGGCGCGAGATCGGATACATGTTCGGTCAATACAAGCGCATGACGAACCGGTACGAGTCGGGCGTGCTTACGGGCAAGGGCCTGACATGGGGCGGGTCGCGCGTGCGCACGGAAGCGACCGGCTACGGTGCGGTCTACTTCGTCGAGCGTATGCTGCGCCGTCGCAGCACTCAGTTCGATGGCAAGAAGGTTATCGTTTCGGGCGCTGGCAATGTTGCAATCTACACCATCGAGAAGGTGCAGAAGCTCGGCGGTCGCGTGATCGCATGCTCGGATTCCAACGGCTATGTCGTGGAAGAGAGCGGTATCGATCTTGCGTTGCTGAAGGAGATCAAGGAGCGCAAGCGCGGCCGGGTTTCCGATTACGCCATGGCGCGCAAGGGTGCGACGTACGTTCCGAACGGGCGCATCTGGGATGTTCCGGCCGACGTTGCGATGCCATCTGCTACGCAGAATGAGCTGACCGGAGCGGATGCGAAGACGCTGGTGAGGAACGGCGTTCTGGCAGTTGGCGAAGGTGCGAATATGCCGTGCACGCCAGAAGCCGTGCGTACGTTCATCGACGCCAACGTTCTGTTCGGACCAGGCAAGGCTACGAACGCCGGTGGCGTTGCGACCAGCGCACTCGAAATGCAGCAGAACGCGTCGCGTGATTCCTGGAGCTTCGAGACGACTGAAGAGAAGCTGCGCACGATCATGCACAGCATTCACGACAACTGCGCGCAGACGGCGGACGAATATGGTTCGCCCGGTAACTATGTTCTCGGCGCGAACGTCACCGGGTTCATCCGGGTGGCGGAAGCCATGCAGGCGATGGGCGTGGTATAA
- a CDS encoding tRNA-binding protein, whose product MTAPTIQPLATFDDFLKLDIRIGTIVAAEPFPEARKPAFKLTIDFGKALGKKRSSAQLTRHYTPETLIGRQVIAVVNFPPRQIGPFMSEVLTLGVPDANGEVVLLEPEHGVPDGGRLY is encoded by the coding sequence ATGACAGCCCCCACGATCCAGCCCTTGGCGACATTCGATGATTTTCTGAAGCTCGATATTCGGATCGGCACCATCGTCGCGGCCGAACCTTTTCCCGAGGCACGCAAACCAGCATTCAAACTGACGATCGATTTTGGCAAAGCTCTGGGCAAGAAGCGCTCATCCGCGCAGCTCACACGTCACTACACTCCGGAAACACTGATCGGCCGACAGGTCATAGCCGTCGTCAATTTTCCGCCTCGGCAGATCGGCCCGTTCATGTCGGAAGTGCTGACGCTCGGCGTGCCAGACGCAAATGGCGAGGTCGTGCTTCTGGAACCAGAGCACGGCGTGCCGGATGGTGGTCGGCTTTACTGA